In a single window of the Novosphingobium sp. IK01 genome:
- a CDS encoding CvpA family protein encodes MTGFDYVVFLVVAVGAIGGFFRGFVEEVLSLAAWCIVLVAVHYGLEPLTEVIRPHLKSDTGAGVLAYALLMLVPWGLMRLIARKLGEASRDSMLGPIDRLLGFGFGAVKGSILMVLGFSLLVFAYDVVWGVKGRPDWITQARTYRFLNAASEELVTMIAERREAAAQEADSENGSEDGGAATDATDKPAHRAPHGSRAIHGHKKPVAHHHRDETDT; translated from the coding sequence ATGACCGGCTTCGATTATGTTGTCTTCCTGGTTGTCGCGGTCGGCGCGATTGGCGGGTTCTTTCGCGGCTTTGTCGAGGAAGTGCTCTCGCTGGCCGCGTGGTGCATCGTGCTGGTGGCCGTGCATTATGGCCTTGAGCCGCTGACCGAGGTGATCCGCCCCCATCTCAAGAGCGATACCGGCGCGGGCGTTCTGGCCTATGCGCTGCTCATGCTCGTGCCCTGGGGGCTGATGCGCCTGATCGCGCGCAAACTGGGCGAGGCGAGCCGCGATTCGATGCTCGGCCCTATCGATCGCCTGCTCGGCTTCGGCTTTGGCGCGGTCAAGGGTTCGATCCTGATGGTTCTGGGCTTTTCGCTGCTGGTCTTTGCCTATGATGTGGTCTGGGGCGTCAAGGGGCGGCCCGACTGGATCACGCAGGCGCGGACCTATCGCTTCCTCAATGCCGCGAGCGAGGAACTCGTCACGATGATTGCCGAGCGCCGCGAGGCCGCCGCGCAGGAGGCCGACAGCGAGAATGGCAGCGAGGATGGCGGGGCCGCCACAGACGCGACCGACAAGCCTGCCCATCGTGCCCCGCATGGCAGCAGGGCCATCCATGGCCACAAGAAGCCGGTCGCGCACCATCATCGCGACGAAACCGACACCTGA